In Streptomyces sp. SN-593, a single genomic region encodes these proteins:
- a CDS encoding helix-turn-helix domain-containing protein: MPAAPQLVSPIQLLERRPSMGAKAMARVLGNYLRALRENRSISPVDAGRHIRAHASKISRMETAHVNLKCRDVDELLALYGVDPDERDQIVAMVERSARPDWWQPYGEVVPDWLQQLIGLERDAHVIRTYETQFVPGLLQTPAYAQSVVRIGHRLASESEVEQRVELRLERQRRMNEPGAPVLWALIDEGVLHRPVGGAQVMRDQLAYLLEVLRQPGVRLQIASYEASAAATPGAAVTYLRFAQGFLPDMVYLEHMTSAMYLDRLEDLDRYRAALDTWSTWST; this comes from the coding sequence ATGCCTGCCGCGCCGCAGCTCGTATCGCCCATACAGCTTCTCGAACGCCGCCCCTCCATGGGGGCCAAGGCGATGGCCCGCGTGCTCGGGAACTACCTGCGGGCGCTGCGGGAGAACAGGTCGATCAGCCCGGTCGACGCGGGCCGGCACATCCGTGCGCACGCCTCGAAGATCAGCCGCATGGAGACCGCGCACGTCAACCTCAAGTGCCGTGACGTCGATGAGCTGTTGGCGCTCTACGGGGTCGATCCGGACGAGCGCGACCAGATCGTCGCCATGGTGGAGCGCTCGGCCCGGCCGGACTGGTGGCAGCCGTACGGCGAGGTGGTGCCGGACTGGCTGCAGCAGCTCATCGGCCTGGAGCGCGACGCGCACGTGATCCGCACCTACGAGACGCAGTTCGTGCCCGGCCTGCTCCAGACGCCCGCCTACGCGCAGTCCGTCGTGCGCATCGGCCACCGGCTGGCGTCCGAGAGCGAGGTGGAGCAGCGGGTCGAGCTGCGGCTGGAGCGCCAGCGGCGGATGAACGAGCCGGGCGCACCCGTGCTCTGGGCCCTCATCGACGAGGGGGTGCTGCACCGCCCGGTCGGCGGCGCCCAGGTGATGCGCGACCAACTCGCCTACCTGCTCGAAGTGCTGCGGCAGCCGGGAGTCCGGCTCCAGATCGCCTCCTACGAGGCGAGCGCCGCCGCCACCCCGGGCGCGGCCGTGACCTACCTGCGGTTCGCGCAGGGCTTCCTGCCGGACATGGTCTACCTGGAGCACATGACCAGCGCGATGTACCTCGACCGGCTGGAGGACCTGGACCGCTACCGCGCGGCGCTCGACACATGGTCTACCTGGAGCACATGA
- a CDS encoding universal stress protein has product MYKKILAAVDGTSHGAAVVEAVASLAKLTGAEVQVIHIRPSQVIGGAIASTVVPVEESDESRRVVDEAVARLRGEGITADGEVDEGLREELAAILTERADALGSDLIAVGPGHYSGISGLLHPSVSRGVAKVAHVSVLLVRADEA; this is encoded by the coding sequence ATGTACAAGAAGATCCTCGCCGCTGTCGACGGCACGTCCCACGGTGCGGCCGTGGTCGAGGCCGTCGCCTCCCTCGCCAAGCTGACCGGCGCCGAGGTCCAGGTCATACACATCCGCCCCTCCCAGGTGATCGGCGGCGCGATCGCCAGCACCGTGGTGCCGGTCGAGGAGAGCGACGAGAGCCGCCGCGTGGTCGACGAGGCCGTCGCGCGGCTGCGGGGCGAGGGGATCACCGCGGACGGCGAGGTCGACGAGGGCCTGCGCGAGGAGCTGGCCGCGATCCTCACCGAGCGCGCCGACGCGCTGGGCAGCGACCTCATCGCGGTCGGCCCCGGCCACTACAGCGGCATCTCCGGCCTGCTGCACCCGAGCGTGAGCCGCGGCGTCGCGAAGGTGGCGCACGTCTCGGTGCTGCTGGTGCGCGCCGACGAGGCGTAA
- a CDS encoding TetR/AcrR family transcriptional regulator has protein sequence MPRSGAPARARLREAALELYGEQGFDATTTAEIAARAGVTERTYFRHFVDKREVLFDGERELIDTMTAAIASAPAGLPPLALVLRAYGAAVPLFVAGRPVAERRARIIETSPALRERAHAKSATLTEALTGALGTRGIPEPTARLAARAGAAVFEHGSGAWDGVTAADLTALITQAADELGRLATELP, from the coding sequence ATGCCGAGAAGTGGTGCCCCAGCGCGGGCGAGACTGCGCGAGGCGGCGCTGGAGCTGTACGGCGAGCAGGGTTTCGACGCCACGACCACGGCGGAGATCGCCGCTCGGGCGGGAGTGACGGAGCGGACCTACTTCCGGCACTTCGTCGACAAGCGCGAGGTGCTGTTCGACGGCGAACGGGAGCTGATCGACACGATGACCGCCGCGATCGCGTCGGCGCCGGCCGGTCTCCCGCCGCTCGCCCTCGTCCTACGCGCGTACGGTGCCGCGGTACCGCTCTTCGTCGCGGGCCGCCCCGTGGCCGAACGCCGGGCGCGGATCATCGAGACCTCTCCCGCACTGCGGGAAAGGGCCCACGCCAAGTCGGCCACGCTCACCGAGGCACTCACCGGCGCGCTCGGCACACGCGGAATCCCCGAGCCCACCGCGCGCCTGGCGGCACGAGCCGGCGCCGCCGTCTTCGAGCACGGAAGCGGCGCCTGGGACGGCGTGACGGCTGCGGACCTCACGGCGCTCATCACGCAAGCCGCCGACGAGCTGGGCCGGCTGGCCACCGAACTGCCCTGA
- a CDS encoding DUF397 domain-containing protein has product MQQFENGVQASSISGVRWVKSGRSNSSGNCVEVAALPDGSVAVRNSRHPDGPALVYTRAEITAFVEGARDGDFDAYTG; this is encoded by the coding sequence GTGCAGCAGTTCGAGAACGGTGTGCAGGCCAGTTCGATTTCCGGGGTCCGCTGGGTCAAGAGCGGGCGGAGCAATTCCAGCGGCAATTGCGTCGAGGTGGCCGCGCTGCCCGACGGCAGCGTGGCGGTGCGCAACTCGCGCCACCCGGACGGACCCGCGCTCGTCTACACCCGCGCGGAGATCACGGCGTTCGTCGAGGGCGCCAGGGACGGCGACTTCGACGCCTACACCGGCTGA
- a CDS encoding ASCH domain-containing protein, whose protein sequence is MTTHSGSDLPADPADPAALPRTEFAFPGPLRDKLVAAVLDGTKTATTGLVADYEHEGEALPRVGDRSAVVDSDDRPVAVIEVTDVRVVPLGEVDLAHALDEGEGDDSVASWRAGHERFWHGPEVREALGDPGFTVDDATRVVLERFRVVRDLRAAR, encoded by the coding sequence ATGACGACCCATTCCGGCTCCGACCTGCCCGCCGATCCCGCCGATCCCGCCGCGCTGCCGAGGACCGAGTTCGCCTTCCCGGGCCCGCTGCGGGACAAGCTCGTCGCGGCGGTCCTCGACGGCACCAAGACCGCGACCACCGGACTCGTCGCGGACTACGAGCACGAGGGCGAGGCACTGCCGCGGGTCGGCGACCGGTCGGCGGTGGTGGACTCCGACGACCGGCCGGTCGCGGTGATCGAGGTGACGGACGTACGGGTCGTACCGCTCGGGGAGGTGGACCTCGCGCACGCCCTGGACGAGGGGGAGGGGGACGACAGCGTCGCCTCGTGGCGGGCCGGCCACGAGCGGTTCTGGCACGGCCCGGAGGTCCGCGAGGCGCTGGGCGACCCCGGGTTCACCGTGGACGACGCCACGCGGGTGGTGCTGGAGCGGTTCCGCGTCGTCAGGGACCTGCGCGCCGCGCGGTGA
- a CDS encoding ROK family transcriptional regulator produces the protein MTLAARPPAAALVFRTLLVHGPLPRAEIGRRTGLSPGAVTKVATPLLADGWLTELGGPAAAGARGSGRPAVPLAIRADRARFVGVKITGDELIGVLTDLTARPLATGRAELRSRDVDTAVPDLARLVSRLCADAGPERPGGGRGPAYGAVHGLGVTLAGDVDGRTGVVGYSPFLDWRRVPLARLVEAATGLPTLVENDVRALTVAEQWFGAGVGLSSFALVTVGAGIGCGLSIDGRVVSGAHGVSGEVGHLPVGGTDRVCTCGNTGCVEAVASSRAITEQAREAAGDPGLGMAGAVRLAHAGHREVRAVFARAGRAMGLALASVANLVGPERIVISGEGVSSYDLYEEQIRRTFAAHAFGAAADCDLVVRPLPFEEWARGGAAVAAQRLFAPLG, from the coding sequence ATGACCCTCGCCGCTCGGCCGCCCGCCGCGGCCCTGGTCTTCCGCACCCTGCTCGTCCACGGCCCGCTCCCCCGCGCCGAGATCGGCCGCAGGACCGGCCTGTCCCCGGGAGCCGTCACGAAGGTCGCCACCCCGCTCCTCGCCGACGGCTGGCTCACCGAACTCGGCGGCCCGGCCGCCGCCGGGGCGCGCGGCTCGGGCCGCCCCGCGGTCCCCCTCGCGATCCGCGCGGACCGCGCCCGCTTCGTCGGCGTGAAGATCACCGGGGACGAGCTGATCGGCGTCCTCACCGACCTGACCGCGCGCCCGCTGGCCACCGGCCGCGCCGAACTCCGCTCGCGCGACGTGGACACCGCGGTGCCCGACCTCGCCCGGCTCGTCTCCCGGCTCTGCGCGGACGCCGGACCGGAACGGCCGGGCGGAGGGCGCGGGCCGGCGTACGGCGCGGTGCACGGCCTCGGCGTCACCCTCGCCGGGGACGTCGACGGCCGGACCGGCGTCGTGGGGTACTCCCCCTTCCTCGACTGGCGCCGGGTGCCGCTCGCCCGGCTCGTGGAGGCCGCGACGGGCCTCCCGACCCTGGTCGAGAACGACGTCCGCGCCCTGACCGTCGCCGAGCAGTGGTTCGGCGCGGGCGTCGGGCTCTCCTCGTTCGCCCTGGTCACCGTCGGCGCCGGCATCGGCTGCGGCCTGTCGATCGACGGCCGGGTGGTGTCCGGGGCGCACGGCGTCTCCGGGGAGGTGGGGCACCTGCCGGTCGGCGGCACCGACCGGGTGTGCACCTGCGGCAACACCGGCTGCGTGGAGGCGGTCGCCTCCAGCCGGGCCATCACCGAGCAGGCGCGGGAGGCGGCCGGCGACCCCGGGCTCGGCATGGCCGGCGCGGTCCGGCTCGCCCACGCCGGCCACCGCGAGGTGCGGGCGGTCTTCGCCCGGGCCGGCCGGGCGATGGGGCTCGCCCTCGCCTCGGTCGCCAACCTCGTCGGCCCCGAGCGGATCGTCATCTCCGGCGAGGGCGTGTCCTCCTACGACCTGTACGAGGAGCAGATCCGGCGGACCTTCGCCGCCCACGCGTTCGGCGCGGCGGCCGACTGCGACCTGGTGGTCCGCCCCCTGCCGTTCGAGGAGTGGGCGCGCGGCGGCGCGGCGGTGGCCGCCCAGCGCCTCTTCGCCCCGCTCGGGTAG
- a CDS encoding NADP-dependent oxidoreductase — protein sequence MSAVSSRVVRFHETGEPGDVLREERTEIPDPPSGTVRVRVLATGLNPADWELCRGFMPGTLPRGIGCDVAGVVDAIGADTDPGRGTGRDAVKVGDTVFGTADFAGQPSAGAADVAVLNGWAQVPDGLDPIRAATLPMVVQTAAWTLELMGLEPGHTLLVHGAGGMVGYAAVQLALRQGARVIATAGPTFAADLEGFGAHVTGYGEGMPERVRALTGGESVDLVLDAPRPSPGTLPDLIALAGGDPKRVVTISNHAEARELGARVNIDELRPGLTPLDVLLPEYASLAAEGAFRLPIAQSYPLSQWRDAMALSLSGHPHGKVVLLPALDGPTA from the coding sequence ATGTCCGCTGTTTCGTCCCGTGTTGTCCGCTTCCATGAGACCGGGGAGCCGGGCGACGTCCTGCGCGAGGAGCGCACCGAGATCCCGGACCCGCCGAGCGGCACTGTGCGCGTCCGGGTCCTCGCCACCGGACTCAACCCCGCGGACTGGGAACTGTGCCGCGGGTTCATGCCGGGGACCCTGCCTCGCGGCATCGGTTGCGACGTGGCCGGCGTCGTCGACGCGATCGGCGCGGACACCGACCCGGGGCGTGGCACCGGTCGTGACGCGGTCAAGGTCGGCGACACCGTCTTCGGCACCGCCGACTTCGCGGGGCAGCCGAGCGCGGGAGCCGCGGACGTCGCCGTCCTGAACGGTTGGGCCCAGGTGCCCGACGGACTCGACCCGATACGGGCCGCCACCCTGCCGATGGTCGTGCAGACGGCCGCGTGGACGCTGGAGCTCATGGGCCTCGAACCCGGCCACACACTTCTCGTCCACGGCGCCGGCGGCATGGTCGGCTACGCCGCCGTACAGCTCGCACTGCGCCAAGGTGCGCGTGTGATCGCCACGGCCGGCCCCACCTTCGCCGCCGACCTCGAAGGGTTCGGCGCACACGTCACGGGCTACGGCGAGGGCATGCCCGAACGGGTGCGCGCGCTCACCGGTGGCGAGAGCGTCGACCTCGTGCTCGACGCGCCCCGGCCGAGCCCGGGGACGCTGCCCGACCTCATCGCCCTGGCCGGCGGCGACCCGAAGCGCGTGGTGACGATCAGCAACCACGCCGAGGCCCGGGAACTCGGCGCCCGCGTCAACATCGACGAACTGAGGCCCGGCCTCACACCGCTCGACGTCCTCTTGCCGGAGTACGCCTCCCTCGCCGCCGAAGGAGCGTTCCGCCTCCCGATCGCGCAGTCCTACCCGCTGAGTCAGTGGCGCGACGCCATGGCCCTCAGCCTCTCGGGCCACCCCCACGGCAAGGTCGTCCTGCTGCCCGCACTCGACGGTCCCACCGCCTGA
- a CDS encoding Scr1 family TA system antitoxin-like transcriptional regulator yields the protein MVYLEHMTSAMYLDRLEDLDRYRAALDELSAVAATPAESRVLLEDALRRYE from the coding sequence ATGGTCTACCTGGAGCACATGACCAGCGCGATGTACCTCGACCGGCTGGAGGACCTGGACCGCTACCGCGCGGCGCTCGACGAGTTGAGCGCGGTCGCGGCCACGCCGGCGGAGAGCAGGGTCCTGCTGGAGGACGCGCTGCGCCGCTACGAGTGA
- a CDS encoding transcriptional regulator, producing MTMAEMGALKRRRTLLEHEWARLVPQLRSAGRGAADAPPVRAEVAESWARSLPTVDPGRESAPPAAGGRTAGWARSPLYRPVTDLAGELLSIAEDAGFVAAVTDECGTILWTCGGRVMRRRAERVNFAPGGRWDEGAMGTNALSLALRNGLPSTVFSAEHLVAALHGWVCYCAPIHGPDGRVLGVLDLSTTWDRSHPLALPTVRTLASAIEARLRDGAGPDRPRPGVELRCLGPARVSRAGAPLHLPPRQLEILALLALEPGGFTPERLRASLYGDRPVTASTFKAEVSRLRHALDGAVATRTYALTEPAVCDAVEVLEALGRGDTRTAVERYRGPLLPLSEAPGVVAWREHLEVVVREAVLAASSPEDALRYGERAPYDTEVHEHALRLLGPGDVRRGIAVSRIGASRR from the coding sequence ATGACGATGGCGGAGATGGGTGCGCTCAAGCGGCGCCGGACGCTGCTGGAGCACGAATGGGCCCGGTTGGTGCCGCAGTTGCGGTCCGCCGGGCGGGGCGCGGCGGACGCGCCGCCGGTACGGGCGGAGGTGGCCGAGTCGTGGGCGCGCTCGCTGCCGACGGTGGACCCGGGCCGGGAGAGCGCGCCGCCGGCCGCGGGCGGCCGCACGGCCGGCTGGGCGCGCTCCCCGCTGTACCGGCCGGTCACCGACCTGGCCGGTGAGCTGTTGAGCATCGCCGAGGACGCCGGTTTCGTCGCCGCGGTCACCGACGAGTGCGGCACCATCCTGTGGACCTGCGGCGGCCGGGTGATGCGGCGCCGGGCCGAGCGGGTCAACTTCGCGCCGGGCGGGCGGTGGGACGAGGGTGCGATGGGCACCAACGCGCTGTCGCTGGCGCTGCGCAACGGCCTGCCCAGCACCGTGTTCTCCGCCGAGCACCTGGTCGCGGCCCTGCACGGCTGGGTCTGCTACTGCGCACCGATCCACGGCCCGGACGGCCGGGTGCTGGGCGTGCTCGACCTGTCCACCACCTGGGACCGTTCGCACCCGCTGGCGCTGCCGACCGTCCGCACCCTGGCGTCGGCGATCGAGGCGCGGCTGCGGGACGGGGCCGGACCGGACCGGCCGCGGCCGGGGGTGGAGCTGCGCTGCCTGGGCCCGGCGCGGGTGAGCCGGGCCGGCGCCCCGCTGCACCTGCCGCCGCGGCAGTTGGAGATCCTGGCGCTGCTGGCGCTGGAGCCGGGCGGTTTCACCCCGGAGCGGCTGCGCGCGTCGCTCTACGGGGACCGGCCGGTGACCGCGTCCACCTTCAAGGCCGAGGTGTCGCGGCTGCGGCACGCGCTGGACGGCGCGGTCGCCACGCGGACGTATGCGCTGACCGAGCCGGCCGTGTGCGACGCGGTCGAGGTACTGGAGGCGCTCGGCCGCGGTGACACCCGTACGGCGGTCGAACGCTACCGGGGGCCGCTGCTGCCGCTGTCGGAGGCGCCGGGCGTGGTGGCCTGGCGCGAGCACCTGGAGGTGGTGGTGCGCGAGGCAGTGCTGGCCGCGAGCAGCCCGGAGGACGCGCTGCGCTACGGCGAGCGGGCGCCCTACGACACGGAGGTGCACGAGCACGCGCTGAGGCTGCTGGGCCCCGGCGACGTCCGGCGGGGCATCGCGGTGAGCCGGATCGGCGCGTCGCGGCGGTAG
- a CDS encoding alpha-galactosidase has product MPTTSARIVALRAAGTSLVVEMTEPVPRVLHWGADLGDLSDADLAALSLTGEAAVLNSSIDCGRRFTVWPTEAEGWSGTPAHHGHLVGGASAPRLATSAVEHRQDPRGGGELRIELADAGAGLDVAVTYRMEPSGVLGVHADLTRRAGEGADPAPYDLAQAVTLLPVPRRAGEVLDFTGKWSRERSPQRRPLAHGTYAREVRRGKPGLDSPYLLAVGTPGFGFRSGEVWAVHVAWSGDQRFLVEQLPEGAGVHAAALGGGELLRAGEVRLAPGEGYRTPVSWYAWSADGLDGLADRFHTLLRARPQHPAGPRPLVLNSWEAVYFDHDLDRLLRLVDKAADVGVERFVLDDGWFLGRRSDNAGLGDWQVDPEVWPRGLSPLADHVRARGMQFGLWFEPEMVNPDSELARSHPDWVLGPAAGRGPSSRNQYVLDVTNPDAWAYLLDSIDALVTEYGIAYLKWDHNRDLHEAVHGPADRPVAHAQVVALYRLLDTLKERHPGLEIESCSSGGGRVDLGILARTDRVWASDCNDPVERQSIQRWTGQLLPPELVGAHFGPSPAHTTHRETSVSFRLATALFGHAGIEQDLTTCTDEELARITAWTAMYRELRPLLHGGRTVRADLTGPDDPQREARLLHGVVALDGSAALYCWARTATSTEAQFGRVQLPGLAAKERYDVRVRTELGLPSMHQTGGPAWLTAALEGWVRLPGAVLTRAGLPMPSLNPGQALLIEVRRAA; this is encoded by the coding sequence ATGCCCACCACCTCGGCACGGATCGTCGCTCTGCGCGCTGCCGGTACGAGTCTCGTCGTGGAGATGACGGAGCCGGTGCCCCGCGTGCTGCACTGGGGAGCCGACCTCGGCGACCTGTCCGACGCGGACCTGGCCGCGCTGAGCCTGACCGGCGAGGCCGCCGTGCTGAACAGTTCGATCGACTGCGGGCGGCGCTTCACCGTGTGGCCGACCGAGGCCGAGGGGTGGTCCGGCACCCCGGCACACCACGGCCACCTGGTCGGCGGGGCGAGCGCGCCGCGGCTGGCCACGTCCGCCGTGGAACACCGCCAGGACCCGCGCGGCGGCGGCGAGTTGAGGATCGAGTTGGCGGACGCCGGCGCGGGCCTGGACGTCGCCGTCACCTACCGGATGGAGCCCTCGGGGGTGCTGGGCGTCCACGCCGACCTGACCCGCCGCGCCGGTGAGGGCGCCGACCCGGCGCCGTACGACCTCGCGCAGGCGGTGACGCTGCTGCCGGTGCCGCGCCGGGCCGGCGAGGTGCTGGACTTCACCGGCAAGTGGAGCCGCGAGCGCTCCCCGCAGCGCCGCCCGCTGGCGCACGGCACCTACGCGCGGGAGGTCAGGCGGGGCAAGCCCGGGCTCGACTCGCCGTACCTGCTCGCGGTCGGCACGCCGGGCTTCGGGTTCCGGTCCGGGGAGGTGTGGGCGGTGCACGTGGCGTGGAGCGGCGACCAGCGCTTCCTGGTGGAGCAACTGCCCGAGGGCGCCGGGGTGCACGCCGCGGCGCTCGGCGGGGGCGAGCTGCTGCGGGCGGGCGAGGTGCGGCTCGCACCGGGCGAGGGCTACCGCACGCCGGTGAGCTGGTACGCCTGGTCCGCCGACGGGCTGGACGGCCTGGCCGACCGCTTCCACACCCTGCTGCGGGCGCGCCCCCAGCACCCGGCCGGGCCCCGCCCGCTGGTCCTCAACAGCTGGGAGGCGGTCTACTTCGACCACGATCTCGACCGGCTGCTGCGGCTGGTGGACAAGGCCGCGGACGTCGGCGTCGAGCGGTTCGTGCTCGACGACGGGTGGTTCCTCGGGCGCCGTTCGGACAACGCCGGGCTCGGCGACTGGCAGGTGGACCCGGAGGTGTGGCCGCGCGGGCTGTCTCCGCTGGCGGACCATGTCCGGGCGCGGGGCATGCAGTTCGGGCTCTGGTTCGAGCCGGAGATGGTCAACCCCGACTCCGAGCTGGCCCGTTCGCACCCGGACTGGGTGCTGGGCCCCGCGGCGGGGCGCGGTCCGTCCTCCCGCAACCAGTACGTCCTGGACGTCACCAACCCCGACGCGTGGGCGTACCTGCTCGACAGCATCGACGCGCTGGTCACCGAGTACGGCATCGCGTACCTGAAGTGGGACCACAACCGGGACCTGCACGAGGCCGTGCACGGCCCCGCCGACCGCCCGGTGGCGCACGCCCAGGTGGTCGCGCTCTACCGGCTGCTGGACACGCTGAAGGAGCGGCATCCGGGGCTGGAGATCGAGAGCTGCTCCAGCGGCGGCGGGCGGGTGGACCTGGGCATCCTCGCGCGCACCGACCGGGTGTGGGCCTCGGACTGCAACGACCCGGTGGAGCGCCAGTCGATCCAGCGCTGGACCGGGCAGTTGCTGCCGCCCGAGCTGGTCGGCGCGCACTTCGGTCCGTCGCCCGCGCACACCACCCACCGGGAGACCTCCGTGTCCTTCCGGCTGGCCACCGCGCTGTTCGGGCACGCGGGCATCGAGCAGGACCTGACCACCTGCACGGACGAGGAGTTGGCGCGGATCACCGCGTGGACGGCGATGTACCGGGAGCTGCGCCCGCTGCTGCACGGCGGGCGCACGGTCCGGGCGGACCTGACCGGACCGGACGACCCGCAGCGGGAGGCGCGGTTGCTGCACGGCGTGGTGGCGCTCGACGGTTCGGCGGCGCTGTACTGCTGGGCGCGCACCGCGACGTCCACCGAGGCGCAGTTCGGCCGGGTCCAACTGCCCGGCCTTGCCGCGAAGGAGCGGTACGACGTCCGTGTGCGGACCGAACTCGGCCTGCCGTCGATGCACCAGACCGGGGGGCCGGCGTGGTTGACCGCGGCGCTGGAGGGCTGGGTCCGGCTGCCGGGTGCGGTGCTCACGAGGGCCGGGCTGCCGATGCCGAGCCTCAACCCGGGTCAGGCACTGCTGATCGAGGTGCGCCGGGCGGCGTGA
- the adh gene encoding aldehyde dehydrogenase: protein MVYAQPGTEGSIVSYAARYDNFIGGEWVAPAEGQYFDNPSPVTGETFCQVARSTAPDIEAALDAAHAAAGPWGRTSTTQRAIVLNKIADRIEENLEKLAVAETWENGKPVRETLAADLPLAVDHFRYFAGAIRAQEGSIGEIDADTVAYHFHEPLGVVGQIIPWNFPILMATWKLAPALAAGNCVVIKPAEQTPASLLLVIELIADLLPPGVVNVVNGFGVEAGKPLASSPRVAKVAFTGETTTGRLIMQYASENIIPVTLELGGKSPNIFLPDVTAADDDYLDKAVEGFVMFALNQGEVCTCPSRALIHSGIYDAFMARCVERTRAIKGGDPLDPATMLGAQASNDQYEKILSYIDIGRQEGAEVLTGGAARTVEGLEGGFYVEPTIFRGTNDMRIFQEEIFGPVVSVTTFDSVDEALKLANDTLYGLGAGVWTRDANTAYRMGREIKAGRVWTNCYHAYPAHAAFGGYKNSGIGRENHKMMLEHYQQTKNLLVSYSPKAQGFF from the coding sequence ATGGTCTACGCGCAACCCGGCACCGAGGGCAGCATCGTCAGCTACGCCGCCCGCTATGACAACTTCATCGGGGGCGAGTGGGTCGCGCCCGCCGAGGGCCAGTACTTCGACAACCCGTCACCGGTGACGGGCGAGACCTTCTGCCAGGTCGCCCGCTCGACCGCACCGGACATCGAGGCCGCGCTGGACGCGGCGCACGCGGCCGCCGGCCCCTGGGGCCGTACGTCCACCACGCAGCGCGCGATCGTGCTCAACAAGATCGCGGACCGCATCGAGGAGAACCTCGAGAAGCTGGCGGTCGCCGAGACCTGGGAGAACGGCAAGCCGGTCCGGGAGACGCTCGCCGCGGACCTCCCCCTCGCGGTGGACCACTTCCGCTACTTCGCGGGCGCGATCCGGGCGCAGGAGGGCTCGATCGGCGAGATCGACGCGGACACGGTGGCGTACCACTTCCACGAGCCGCTGGGCGTGGTCGGGCAGATCATCCCGTGGAACTTCCCGATCCTCATGGCGACCTGGAAGCTGGCGCCGGCGCTGGCCGCGGGCAACTGCGTGGTCATCAAGCCCGCCGAGCAGACCCCGGCGAGCCTGCTGCTGGTGATCGAGCTGATCGCGGACCTGCTGCCGCCGGGCGTGGTCAACGTCGTCAACGGCTTCGGGGTGGAGGCAGGCAAGCCGCTGGCGTCCAGCCCGCGGGTGGCGAAGGTGGCGTTCACCGGCGAGACCACCACCGGCCGGCTGATCATGCAGTACGCCAGTGAGAACATCATCCCGGTCACGTTGGAGCTGGGCGGCAAGAGCCCGAACATCTTCCTGCCGGACGTGACGGCGGCCGACGACGACTACCTGGACAAGGCCGTCGAGGGCTTCGTGATGTTCGCGCTGAACCAGGGCGAGGTCTGCACCTGCCCGTCGCGCGCGCTGATCCACTCCGGGATCTACGACGCGTTCATGGCCCGCTGCGTGGAGCGCACCCGCGCGATCAAGGGCGGCGACCCGCTCGACCCGGCGACCATGCTGGGCGCCCAGGCCAGCAACGACCAGTACGAGAAGATCCTCTCCTACATCGACATCGGCCGGCAGGAGGGCGCGGAGGTGCTGACCGGCGGCGCCGCCCGCACCGTCGAGGGGCTGGAGGGCGGCTTCTACGTCGAGCCGACGATCTTCCGCGGCACCAACGACATGCGGATCTTCCAGGAGGAGATCTTCGGCCCGGTGGTGTCGGTGACGACGTTCGACTCGGTCGACGAGGCGCTGAAGCTCGCCAACGACACGCTCTACGGCCTGGGCGCGGGCGTCTGGACCCGCGACGCCAACACGGCCTACCGGATGGGCCGGGAGATCAAGGCCGGCCGGGTCTGGACGAACTGCTACCACGCGTACCCCGCCCACGCGGCGTTCGGCGGCTACAAGAACTCCGGGATCGGCCGGGAGAACCACAAGATGATGCTGGAGCACTACCAGCAGACCAAGAACCTCCTCGTCTCGTACTCCCCGAAGGCCCAGGGCTTCTTCTAG